From the Senegalimassilia faecalis genome, one window contains:
- a CDS encoding heavy metal translocating P-type ATPase encodes MKRTFDVTGMTCAACSSRVEKATAGVAGVDGVAVNLLKNSMEVEYDGSDAVAAAISAAVENAGYGAFLRPEPGQAGAAAHAARPVNDAAAEAKRVKVRLIVSFCFTIPLFYLSMGHMMGWPLPDIFLGHENMLTFAFTQFLLLLPVIFVNFKFFRVGFKTLAHGAPNMDSLIALGSAASTIYGIAAIYRIGWGMGHGDVDFAHAAAMDLYFESAAMILTLITLGKYFEARAKGKTTDAITKLMDLTPKEATRRGSDGSEQRVPVEQVRVGDVLVVKAGEGVPVDGVVLEGEGVVDESVITGESVPVGKRPGDTVTGATVNTTGWFAMRADRVGADTTLAGIIRLVDEATSTKAPIEKIADKIAGVFVPVVICIAVAAFILWMALSGDVSTALTHAISVLVISCPCALGLATPTAIMVGTGRGATSGILIKSAEALEVAHDVKTVVFDKTGTLTTGKPAVTDVVCAAGVDASALASLARSVEQRSEHPLAQAVVAWADGAGAQLQPVDAFEQVPGGGVRATVGGAAALAGNAQLMGQHGIDVSAFESRAHQLADKGKTPLYFASAGRALGMIAVADTVKSTSAAAIAELSAMGIRTVMLTGDNERTARAIGASVGVDEVIAGVLPEGKEREVRHLSAQGRVAMVGDGINDAPALARADVGIAIGAGTDIAIDSGDVVLMRSDVLDVPAAIQLSRSTLRNIKQNLFWALIYNTVCIPVAAGLFSFAGFTLNPMIAAAAMSCSSVCVVSNALRLRGWKPAFTTQAAQQVLAKRKEAQHNEAVADASAPELDTVGTDAGEPAEQEIIMEKKLTVEGMMCQHCVAHVKKALEGVEGVSEAVVDLDAGTAVAKLTADVADDVLTAAVVDAGYEVKGIE; translated from the coding sequence ATGAAACGTACGTTTGACGTGACGGGCATGACGTGTGCCGCCTGCTCGTCGCGCGTGGAGAAGGCCACGGCCGGCGTTGCGGGCGTCGACGGTGTGGCCGTGAACTTGTTGAAAAACAGCATGGAAGTGGAATACGACGGCAGCGATGCCGTGGCGGCGGCCATTTCGGCAGCTGTGGAAAATGCCGGCTACGGCGCGTTCTTGCGGCCCGAGCCTGGCCAAGCTGGTGCGGCGGCGCACGCCGCGCGGCCCGTCAACGATGCGGCTGCCGAGGCAAAGCGCGTGAAGGTGCGCCTCATCGTCAGCTTCTGCTTCACCATCCCGCTGTTCTACCTGTCCATGGGGCACATGATGGGCTGGCCGCTGCCCGACATCTTCTTGGGCCATGAGAACATGCTCACGTTCGCGTTCACGCAGTTCTTATTGCTGCTGCCCGTCATCTTCGTGAACTTCAAGTTCTTCCGCGTGGGCTTCAAAACGCTGGCGCACGGGGCGCCGAACATGGACTCGCTCATCGCGCTGGGCTCGGCGGCGTCCACCATCTACGGCATCGCGGCCATCTACCGCATCGGCTGGGGCATGGGGCACGGCGATGTCGACTTCGCGCATGCGGCGGCCATGGACTTGTATTTCGAGTCGGCGGCCATGATCTTGACGCTCATCACGCTGGGCAAGTACTTCGAGGCGCGCGCGAAGGGCAAAACCACCGACGCCATCACGAAGCTGATGGATCTGACGCCGAAAGAGGCCACGCGCCGCGGGTCGGACGGTTCCGAGCAGCGCGTGCCCGTTGAACAGGTGCGCGTGGGCGACGTGCTGGTGGTGAAGGCGGGCGAAGGCGTGCCCGTCGACGGCGTGGTGCTTGAAGGCGAAGGCGTGGTGGACGAGTCGGTCATCACGGGCGAAAGCGTGCCGGTGGGCAAGCGCCCCGGTGATACGGTCACGGGTGCTACGGTGAACACCACCGGGTGGTTCGCCATGCGCGCCGACCGCGTGGGCGCCGACACCACGCTTGCCGGCATCATCCGCCTTGTCGACGAGGCCACGTCCACGAAGGCGCCCATCGAGAAGATCGCCGACAAGATCGCCGGCGTGTTCGTGCCGGTGGTCATCTGCATCGCCGTGGCTGCGTTCATCTTGTGGATGGCGTTGTCCGGCGACGTGTCCACGGCGCTGACGCATGCCATTTCCGTGCTGGTCATCAGCTGCCCGTGCGCGCTGGGCCTGGCCACGCCTACGGCCATCATGGTGGGCACGGGCCGCGGCGCCACCAGCGGCATCCTTATCAAGTCGGCCGAGGCGCTTGAGGTGGCGCACGACGTGAAAACGGTAGTGTTCGACAAGACGGGCACCCTGACCACGGGCAAGCCTGCGGTCACCGACGTGGTGTGTGCAGCTGGCGTCGATGCGTCTGCACTGGCCAGCCTTGCGCGCTCTGTCGAGCAGCGCAGCGAGCATCCGCTGGCGCAAGCGGTTGTGGCGTGGGCCGATGGTGCCGGTGCACAGCTTCAACCGGTCGACGCCTTCGAGCAGGTGCCGGGCGGCGGCGTGCGCGCCACTGTGGGCGGCGCGGCCGCGCTTGCGGGAAACGCCCAGCTCATGGGACAGCACGGCATCGATGTTTCCGCGTTCGAATCGCGTGCGCACCAGCTTGCCGATAAAGGGAAAACGCCGCTGTACTTCGCTTCTGCTGGCCGCGCGCTGGGCATGATCGCCGTTGCCGACACCGTGAAGTCCACGAGCGCCGCCGCTATCGCCGAGCTTTCGGCCATGGGCATCCGCACCGTCATGCTCACCGGCGACAACGAGCGCACAGCCCGCGCCATCGGGGCCAGCGTCGGCGTCGACGAGGTTATCGCCGGCGTGCTGCCCGAAGGCAAGGAGCGCGAGGTTCGACACCTGTCCGCGCAGGGCCGCGTTGCCATGGTGGGCGACGGCATCAACGACGCGCCGGCGCTCGCTCGCGCCGACGTGGGCATCGCCATCGGCGCCGGCACCGATATCGCCATCGACAGCGGCGACGTGGTGCTTATGCGCTCGGACGTGCTTGACGTGCCGGCCGCCATCCAGCTGTCGCGCTCCACGCTGCGCAACATCAAGCAGAACCTGTTCTGGGCGCTTATCTACAACACGGTGTGCATCCCCGTTGCGGCTGGCCTGTTCAGCTTCGCCGGCTTCACGCTGAACCCCATGATCGCTGCGGCGGCTATGAGCTGCTCAAGCGTGTGCGTGGTGTCGAACGCCCTGCGTCTGCGCGGCTGGAAGCCCGCGTTTACTACGCAGGCGGCGCAGCAAGTGCTGGCCAAGCGCAAGGAAGCGCAGCATAACGAAGCAGTTGCGGACGCAAGCGCGCCCGAGCTTGATACGGTTGGAACCGATGCGGGGGAACCCGCGGAGCAGGAGATCATCATGGAGAAGAAACTTACCGTCGAAGGTATGATGTGCCAGCACTGCGTTGCACACGTGAAGAAGGCGCTTGAGGGCGTCGAGGGCGTATCCGAGGCCGTGGTGGACCTCGACGCCGGCACGGCCGTCGCCAAGCTGACGGCCGACGTTGCCGACGACGTGCTGACCGCGGCCGTGGTGGACGCCGGTTACGAGGTCAAGGGCATCGAATAG
- a CDS encoding aminotransferase class I/II-fold pyridoxal phosphate-dependent enzyme, with product MEKHMGNLRATGYGAVAPALDAPPVLPCGDAAKAIDWFDFSQTLNPLGTPASFANAMHRISHSNVTPTQERAARVQTPSLLARLYGVATENVAVGASATDVLTAVANAFEPRNVAVPVPSRATYEQCLGSAGHRIVEIPSPDGFIVPDPAMAHRLGMPFNAAMLANPAFPTSRLLARQTLLDYLDACDWVIVDERGIDLTLGGESMVGLLREHSNLIIIRSLTDAFSLPGLPLSCALAHPAVAQLISLAVAKPTSATLSAELAKLAASEHHLDVTRELLDTEIPWMQCMLSLVPGISIFPAEANFVMCAYRPGATMRLGAADAPDLVRQLQARGFLVRTLDRTPGVEPGTHFCVSVRTRPENERFVAVLREIVMR from the coding sequence TTGGAAAAGCACATGGGAAACCTGCGCGCTACCGGATACGGAGCCGTTGCCCCCGCGCTTGACGCGCCGCCCGTTCTTCCGTGCGGAGACGCCGCGAAGGCCATCGACTGGTTCGACTTCTCGCAAACGCTCAACCCGCTGGGCACGCCCGCATCGTTCGCGAACGCCATGCACCGCATCTCGCACTCGAACGTCACGCCCACGCAAGAGCGTGCGGCGCGGGTGCAAACGCCCAGCTTGCTGGCGCGCCTGTATGGCGTGGCGACGGAAAACGTTGCCGTAGGCGCTTCGGCCACCGACGTGCTGACGGCGGTGGCGAACGCGTTCGAGCCGCGCAACGTCGCCGTGCCCGTGCCCTCGCGCGCCACGTACGAGCAGTGTCTGGGGTCTGCGGGGCATCGCATCGTGGAGATCCCCAGTCCCGACGGGTTCATCGTGCCCGACCCGGCCATGGCCCACCGGCTGGGCATGCCGTTCAACGCCGCCATGCTGGCGAACCCGGCGTTTCCCACCAGCCGCCTGCTGGCGCGCCAAACGCTGCTTGATTACCTTGACGCCTGCGATTGGGTAATCGTGGACGAGCGCGGCATCGACCTGACGCTGGGCGGCGAGTCGATGGTGGGGCTTTTGCGTGAGCATTCGAACCTTATCATCATCCGCTCGCTTACCGACGCGTTCTCGCTGCCGGGCCTGCCGCTTTCCTGCGCGCTTGCGCATCCGGCCGTGGCGCAACTTATTTCGCTTGCCGTGGCGAAACCCACGTCGGCAACGCTTTCCGCCGAATTGGCGAAGCTGGCCGCCAGCGAGCATCACCTTGACGTCACGCGCGAGCTGCTAGACACCGAGATCCCCTGGATGCAGTGCATGCTGAGCCTGGTACCCGGCATCAGCATCTTCCCCGCCGAGGCGAACTTCGTCATGTGCGCGTACCGGCCTGGCGCCACCATGCGCCTTGGAGCAGCCGATGCGCCCGACCTGGTGCGGCAGCTGCAAGCGCGCGGTTTTCTGGTGCGCACGCTCGATCGCACGCCAGGCGTAGAACCGGGCACGCACTTCTGCGTGTCTGTACGCACCCGCCCCGAGAACGAGCGATTCGTAGCCGTGCTACGCGAGATTGTCATGAGGTAG
- a CDS encoding helix-turn-helix transcriptional regulator yields MDSSLILFYYSIVMQVCAILTAASCLAAYLVSRNKVQLYSFVGFFMYYIDCMLVFRDDYVMASQTAAAHEGFYIGDPVSSIVFGCAFLSAFWLVVCEYIEQDSKVMRFAPAVLFIVASLTVTLLMPQSYFHMFVFYSLREVFMAWMLIYSAYRYVTMHHQQQHVRLKRFKRFYVALWFLVLATVAENVVFLLIVNPGTVDADLPFFPERNFAENLLALTCAFIAFRNSLKYLSMRHIDPPKKGGQHVEAFIEQNLVEYAASRRLSPRETEILRLILLGKDNQNIATELSLAPGTVKVHVHHILQKTQMANRQKLIQDYWNYV; encoded by the coding sequence ATGGATTCAAGCCTAATTTTGTTCTATTACTCCATCGTCATGCAAGTGTGCGCCATCCTAACGGCCGCAAGCTGCTTGGCGGCGTACCTGGTGTCGCGCAACAAGGTGCAGCTGTACAGCTTCGTCGGCTTCTTCATGTACTACATCGACTGCATGCTGGTGTTCCGCGACGACTACGTAATGGCGTCGCAAACAGCAGCTGCGCACGAAGGGTTCTATATTGGCGACCCCGTTTCGTCCATAGTGTTCGGATGCGCCTTTTTAAGCGCGTTCTGGCTTGTGGTATGCGAATACATAGAGCAAGATTCGAAGGTCATGCGCTTTGCTCCGGCGGTGCTGTTCATCGTCGCCAGCCTGACCGTGACGCTTTTAATGCCGCAAAGCTATTTTCATATGTTCGTTTTCTATTCGCTGCGCGAGGTGTTCATGGCATGGATGCTCATCTACAGCGCCTATCGCTACGTCACCATGCATCATCAGCAACAACACGTGCGCCTCAAACGGTTCAAGCGTTTCTACGTGGCCCTGTGGTTTTTGGTGCTGGCCACCGTTGCGGAAAACGTGGTGTTCCTGCTGATTGTGAACCCCGGCACCGTGGATGCAGACCTGCCGTTTTTCCCCGAGCGAAATTTCGCGGAGAACCTGCTGGCGCTCACGTGCGCGTTCATCGCGTTCCGCAACTCGCTGAAGTACCTATCGATGCGCCACATCGACCCGCCGAAGAAAGGCGGACAGCACGTGGAGGCGTTCATCGAGCAGAACCTGGTGGAATACGCCGCTTCCCGGCGCCTCTCGCCACGCGAAACCGAGATTCTGCGTCTGATTCTGCTGGGCAAAGACAACCAGAACATCGCAACAGAGCTGTCGCTGGCACCCGGAACGGTGAAGGTGCACGTGCACCATATCCTGCAGAAAACGCAAATGGCGAACAGGCAGAAGCTTATCCAAGACTATTGGAATTACGTGTAG
- a CDS encoding YfcC family protein, producing MSTEAAAAEPIGVPTDKKDKKQKKKKKLSFPTAFTILFALTIIAVIATWFVPAGQYAKLQYVADSNTLSITSPQGDISEVPATQDELDQLGVKIDIEQFTGGAITKAISIPGTYEQLDAQPKGIADITQAMVSGTIDGVDIMVFILVLGGLIGVVNATGAFESGLMALTKKTKGREFLLVFLVSLLMVLGGTSCGLEEEAVAFYPILVPVFLALGYDSIVCVGAIFLAGSMGTTFSTINPFSVVIASNAAGINFMEGFEWRVAGCIVGAIVVISYLYWYCKKIKANPEFSYTYEDREHFAKLFSVERGETAAAHAEGFSLRKKVILVLFIAAFVLMVYGVMNLGWWFPQMAAMFLAISIIIMFISGTEEKVVVNAFIDGASSLVGVSLIIGLARGINLIMEQGLISDTLLFWSSNAVQGMAGPAFIIIMMIIFFLLGFVVPSSSGLAVLAMPIMAPLADTVGIDRFSIVCAYQWGQYAMLYLAPTGLVLATLTMLDMKYSKWLKFVWPIVVFTLVFGGILLCAQVMMA from the coding sequence ATGTCAACGGAGGCCGCTGCCGCCGAACCCATAGGCGTGCCCACCGATAAGAAGGACAAGAAGCAGAAGAAGAAAAAGAAGCTCAGTTTCCCGACTGCGTTTACGATCCTGTTCGCGCTGACCATCATCGCCGTCATTGCGACCTGGTTCGTACCGGCTGGCCAATACGCCAAGCTTCAATACGTAGCCGATTCGAACACGCTGTCCATCACCAGCCCGCAAGGCGACATCAGCGAGGTGCCCGCCACGCAAGACGAGCTTGATCAGCTGGGCGTGAAGATCGACATCGAGCAGTTCACGGGCGGCGCCATCACGAAGGCCATCTCCATCCCCGGCACGTACGAGCAGCTTGATGCTCAGCCGAAGGGCATCGCCGACATCACGCAGGCCATGGTGTCGGGCACCATCGACGGAGTGGACATCATGGTGTTCATCCTGGTGCTCGGCGGCTTAATCGGCGTGGTGAACGCCACGGGAGCCTTCGAATCGGGCCTTATGGCGCTGACGAAGAAGACGAAGGGCCGCGAGTTCCTGCTGGTGTTCCTGGTTTCCTTGCTCATGGTGCTCGGCGGCACGTCGTGCGGCCTTGAAGAAGAGGCCGTGGCGTTCTATCCCATCTTAGTGCCGGTGTTCTTAGCGCTCGGCTATGACTCCATCGTGTGCGTGGGCGCTATCTTCCTTGCCGGTTCCATGGGCACCACGTTCTCCACCATCAATCCGTTCTCGGTGGTTATCGCCTCGAATGCCGCAGGCATCAACTTCATGGAGGGCTTCGAATGGCGCGTGGCCGGCTGCATCGTCGGTGCCATCGTGGTGATCTCGTACCTGTACTGGTACTGCAAGAAGATCAAGGCGAACCCCGAGTTCTCTTACACCTATGAGGACCGCGAGCATTTCGCGAAGCTGTTCAGCGTCGAGCGCGGCGAGACGGCAGCGGCCCATGCGGAAGGCTTCAGCCTGCGCAAGAAGGTCATCCTCGTGCTGTTCATCGCTGCATTCGTACTGATGGTGTACGGCGTTATGAACCTGGGCTGGTGGTTCCCGCAGATGGCCGCCATGTTCCTGGCCATCTCCATCATCATCATGTTCATCTCGGGCACGGAAGAGAAGGTCGTCGTTAACGCGTTCATCGACGGCGCATCGTCCTTGGTGGGCGTGTCGCTGATCATCGGCCTGGCGCGCGGCATCAACCTGATTATGGAGCAAGGCCTCATTTCCGACACGCTGCTGTTCTGGTCCTCGAACGCGGTTCAGGGTATGGCAGGTCCGGCGTTCATCATTATCATGATGATTATCTTCTTCCTGCTCGGCTTCGTGGTTCCGTCGTCCTCCGGCCTGGCCGTGCTGGCCATGCCCATCATGGCGCCGCTGGCCGACACGGTTGGCATCGACCGCTTCTCCATCGTCTGCGCCTATCAGTGGGGTCAGTACGCCATGCTGTACCTAGCGCCGACGGGCCTGGTGCTGGCAACGTTGACCATGTTGGACATGAAGTACTCGAAGTGGTTGAAGTTCGTGTGGCCCATCGTGGTGTTCACGCTGGTGTTCGGCGGCATCCTCCTGTGCGCTCAGGTCATGATGGCCTAA
- the dinB gene encoding DNA polymerase IV, whose product MNNERGEHIDGTLAAWDGPAILLVDLDAFFASVEQLDHPAWRGKPVIVGGDAEKHGVVSTASYEARKFGVHSAMPASQACKLCPHAIWAPGRYDRYKEVSNQVMAILRDETPHVQQVSIDEAFLDVTPTRVNREHPVLVALRIQQRVEALGVTCSVGVGTSKTVAKIASDMDKPRGLTVVYPGTERQFLDPLPIRVMSGIGKATEEKLRHRGIETLGQLVLEGQPRLERLFGKNGRTMYVRACGLDDAPVEQGAPVKSVSNEVTFANDLTQRADIEAAINSQAAKVGRRLRGKGLAGITIGLRLRYADRSNRSVQRRLQNPTDDELSFAPLLCNMLDELWEPGMAVRLVGVSVGGFDGVAGEQGTLFDVADVAPNSSDAAPRVKDSKKRRGLLTATDLVKDRFGESAVRFGHELRNAGNTTGTSAKNPADYK is encoded by the coding sequence ATGAACAACGAACGCGGCGAACATATCGACGGCACCCTGGCGGCGTGGGACGGTCCGGCAATTTTGCTGGTGGACCTTGACGCGTTCTTTGCTTCGGTCGAACAGCTTGACCACCCGGCTTGGCGCGGCAAGCCCGTCATCGTGGGCGGCGACGCTGAAAAGCACGGCGTGGTGTCGACGGCGTCTTACGAGGCGCGTAAGTTTGGTGTGCACTCCGCCATGCCCGCTTCGCAGGCGTGCAAGCTGTGCCCGCATGCCATCTGGGCCCCTGGGCGCTATGATCGGTACAAGGAAGTCAGCAACCAGGTTATGGCTATCTTGCGCGACGAGACCCCGCACGTGCAGCAGGTCAGCATCGACGAGGCGTTTCTGGACGTCACGCCCACGCGCGTGAATCGCGAGCACCCGGTTTTGGTTGCCCTGCGCATCCAGCAGCGCGTCGAGGCCCTTGGCGTCACGTGCTCGGTGGGCGTGGGCACGTCGAAGACGGTGGCGAAGATCGCCTCCGACATGGACAAGCCGCGCGGGCTGACGGTGGTGTACCCCGGAACCGAGCGGCAGTTTCTCGATCCGCTGCCCATCCGCGTGATGAGCGGCATCGGCAAAGCTACCGAGGAGAAGCTGCGCCATCGCGGCATCGAAACGCTTGGGCAGCTGGTGCTTGAAGGGCAGCCGCGCCTTGAGCGGCTGTTCGGCAAGAACGGCCGCACCATGTACGTGCGCGCCTGCGGCTTAGACGATGCGCCCGTTGAGCAGGGCGCCCCGGTGAAGTCGGTGTCGAACGAGGTGACGTTCGCGAACGATTTAACGCAGCGAGCGGACATCGAGGCCGCTATCAATTCGCAGGCGGCGAAGGTGGGACGGCGCCTGCGCGGCAAGGGGCTTGCGGGCATTACCATTGGGTTGCGGCTTCGCTATGCCGATCGCTCGAATCGCTCGGTGCAGCGCCGGCTGCAAAATCCCACCGATGACGAGCTTTCGTTCGCGCCTCTGCTGTGCAACATGCTTGACGAGCTGTGGGAACCCGGCATGGCCGTGCGCCTTGTCGGCGTGTCGGTTGGCGGCTTCGACGGCGTGGCGGGCGAGCAGGGAACGCTGTTTGACGTGGCGGATGTGGCGCCGAACAGCTCGGATGCGGCGCCGCGCGTGAAGGACAGCAAGAAACGACGCGGTCTGCTTACGGCCACCGACCTGGTAAAAGACCGCTTCGGCGAATCGGCCGTGCGCTTCGGTCACGAACTACGCAACGCCGGCAACACCACCGGCACCTCAGCCAAAAACCCCGCCGACTACAAGTAA
- a CDS encoding DegV family protein produces the protein MTMSFELVTDSCCNLAEETIDRYGLHVLPLTFMADGEDTVYQSYLKGEKTDLSQFYKMMRDGKVFRTSLPNLSNTETLFRSLLAAGRDILYLGFSSGLSGTYGATELLAKQLRGEYPDRKIYTVDTLAASGGQGLLVWHACQHAEAGEGIDAVRDWVEGNKLRLAHWFTVDDLMFLWRGGRVSKTSAWAGTLLNIKPVLHVDDEGHLIPMEKVRGRKKSLTALLNHMEKTGTQPLADQMVFITHGDCLEEAQWLEQQIRERFGVRDIVVNCIDPVIGAHSGPGTMALFFLASSRN, from the coding sequence ATGACGATGAGCTTTGAGCTGGTCACCGATTCATGTTGCAACCTCGCTGAAGAGACGATCGACCGCTACGGCCTGCACGTGCTGCCGCTGACGTTTATGGCCGATGGCGAAGATACCGTGTATCAAAGCTATCTCAAGGGCGAGAAGACCGACCTTTCCCAGTTCTACAAGATGATGCGCGACGGCAAGGTGTTCCGCACGTCGCTGCCAAACTTAAGTAACACCGAGACGCTATTTCGCAGCTTGCTTGCTGCCGGTCGCGACATTTTGTACCTGGGCTTTTCCAGCGGGCTTTCCGGAACGTACGGGGCCACGGAGCTTTTGGCCAAACAGCTGCGCGGCGAGTACCCCGACCGCAAGATCTACACCGTGGATACGCTGGCGGCGTCGGGCGGCCAGGGCCTGCTGGTGTGGCATGCGTGCCAACATGCGGAAGCCGGCGAGGGTATCGATGCGGTGCGCGACTGGGTCGAAGGCAACAAGCTGCGCCTGGCGCACTGGTTCACGGTGGACGACCTCATGTTCTTGTGGCGCGGCGGGCGCGTGTCGAAGACCAGCGCGTGGGCCGGCACGCTGCTGAACATCAAGCCTGTGCTGCACGTGGACGACGAAGGGCACCTTATTCCCATGGAGAAGGTGCGCGGTCGCAAGAAATCGCTGACGGCGCTTTTGAACCACATGGAGAAGACGGGCACGCAGCCGCTTGCCGATCAGATGGTGTTCATCACGCACGGCGACTGCCTGGAAGAGGCGCAGTGGCTTGAGCAGCAGATTCGCGAACGCTTCGGCGTGCGCGACATCGTGGTGAACTGCATCGACCCGGTCATCGGCGCGCATTCGGGACCGGGGACCATGGCGCTGTTCTTCTTGGCTTCAAGCCGCAACTAA
- a CDS encoding ATP-binding protein gives MIRRVIHIDEAACNGCGICVKACHEGAIGLVDGKARLMRDDYCDGLGDCLPACPTGAITFVEREAAAYDEAAVLANKAKAAAPAPAAGGCPGSRMQVLRPAGQASGCPGTRAQSIEHDAPEATDGPARPSEISSWPLEIKLVPVRAPYFNGADLLIAADCTAFAYGDFHRDFMRGRTCVIGCPKLDGVDYSEKLQAIIESNDIRSITVCRMEVPCCGGLEMAARNALARSGKGIPLSVTTFSVRGDIL, from the coding sequence ATGATTCGACGTGTTATCCATATCGACGAAGCCGCGTGCAACGGATGCGGCATCTGCGTGAAGGCGTGCCACGAGGGTGCTATCGGCCTGGTGGACGGCAAGGCGCGCCTTATGCGCGACGATTACTGCGATGGCCTGGGCGATTGCCTGCCTGCGTGCCCCACGGGCGCCATCACGTTTGTGGAGCGCGAAGCAGCGGCTTACGATGAGGCCGCCGTGCTGGCGAACAAGGCGAAAGCTGCGGCGCCGGCTCCTGCGGCCGGCGGTTGCCCCGGTTCGCGCATGCAGGTGCTGCGTCCTGCTGGCCAGGCGTCAGGATGCCCCGGCACGCGAGCGCAATCGATTGAGCATGATGCGCCTGAGGCAACCGACGGTCCCGCGCGCCCGTCCGAAATCTCGTCGTGGCCGCTGGAAATCAAGCTGGTGCCCGTGCGCGCACCGTATTTCAACGGCGCCGACCTGCTTATCGCCGCCGATTGCACGGCGTTCGCGTACGGCGATTTCCATCGCGATTTCATGCGCGGGCGCACGTGCGTCATCGGCTGCCCGAAGCTTGACGGCGTCGACTACTCCGAGAAGCTGCAAGCCATCATCGAGTCGAACGACATTCGCTCCATCACCGTGTGCCGCATGGAGGTGCCGTGCTGCGGCGGCCTTGAGATGGCGGCGCGCAACGCGCTGGCGCGCAGCGGCAAGGGTATCCCGCTGTCGGTGACCACGTTCAGCGTGCGCGGCGACATCCTGTAG
- a CDS encoding metal-sensing transcriptional repressor yields the protein MGESAKAASAPQKSCCCHHKATPRSQQMQDDLQKRLNRVIGQLNGLKSMIDDNRYCGDVLMQLSAAESAVHSISAILLQNHLETCVVEQIEQGNTEIIDEAMQLIKKFAR from the coding sequence ATGGGCGAATCGGCGAAAGCGGCATCGGCACCGCAGAAATCGTGCTGCTGCCATCACAAGGCAACGCCACGCAGCCAGCAGATGCAAGACGACCTGCAAAAGCGCCTGAACCGCGTAATCGGCCAGCTCAACGGCCTGAAATCCATGATCGACGACAACCGCTACTGCGGGGACGTGCTTATGCAGCTTTCCGCTGCCGAAAGCGCCGTGCACAGCATTTCGGCCATCTTGCTGCAAAACCATCTGGAAACGTGCGTCGTCGAGCAGATCGAGCAGGGCAACACCGAAATCATCGACGAGGCCATGCAGCTCATCAAGAAATTCGCTCGCTAG